A single region of the Lotus japonicus ecotype B-129 chromosome 4, LjGifu_v1.2 genome encodes:
- the LOC130713146 gene encoding replication protein A 70 kDa DNA-binding subunit C-like — translation MASSVAIDPVVTLCPPNHNWRIKVRVVRLWIADGFAGENKPASMELILLDQHGGKIQATVRKLMFRKWGEQFVEGNVYIITFFHLIPNLGAYRPTDHAFRILFNPKTKIIPAESSIIPRWGFSLKDSAELNDDGFQTEYLVDMIGLLTATSEERTYVKDDIVTKMMLLEISDDKGKLECALFGEYVQIVLDYLSSNPLEKPVVVFQLAKLKSFRGKNVLQNVMKASRIIFNPEVAEAESLMDRISGLNMQANQPVGHIISPNPSVPIFEDFMNNYPKKTICALNETTEDGLFIVYGTVVGLLQDDPWWYFACKCHKAVTFDDGLYFCPGCCKHVMDVSARYKIKLEVFDGTDSGNFLLFDSDAHHLIKKSCKDMLGNLKDPKSAEITPLMEEQLVGKELLFKVEKKSNNFFQFDDSYCVKRICDDPSIIEAFKAISAAQTSNLARCPTPLTVVNSAGDKVAVEDPSESCVVLSLLLEFGVVVKYVTKYYGYVTCTVYNRRTL, via the exons ATGGCATCGTCTGTTGCAATTGATCCCGTTGTGACCCTGTGCCCTCCAAATCACAATTGGAGGATCAAAGTGAGAGTTGTTCGACTATGGATTGCTGATGGGTTTGCTGGGGAAAACAAACCTGCTTCAATGGAGTTGATTTTACTGGATCAACAT GGTGGAAAAATCCAAGCAACTGTGAGGAAGCTCATGTTTAGGAAGTGGGGTGAACAGTTCGTGGAAGGAAATGTTTATATCATTACATTTTTTCACTTGATCCCCAATTTGGGTGCCTATCGACCTACTGATCATGCTTTTAGGATTCTTTTTAATCCTAAAACTAAGATCATTCCAGCTGAGAGTAGCATTATCCCAAGGTGGGGATTTTCTCTGAAGGATTCTGCTGAACTTAATGATGATGGCTTCCAGACGGAATACTTAGTTG ATATGATTGGTTTGTTGACAGCTACCTCTGAGGAAAGGACTTATGTCAAGGATGACATTGTTACAAAGATGATGTTGCTTGAAATTAGTGATGACAA aGGAAAACTGGAGTGTGCCCTTTTTGGAGAGTATGTTCAGATTGTATTGGACTACCTTAGTTCTAATCCTTTGGAAAAGCCTGTTGTGGTTTTCCAGCTTGCAAAGCTTAAGTCATTTAGAg GTAAGAATGTTCTTCAGAATGTAATGAAAGCATCGAGGATTATCTTTAATCCTGAGGTTGCTGAAGCTGAATCTTTGATGGACCG CATATCTGGCCTTAATATGCAGGCCAATCAACCTGTGGGGCATATTATTTCTCCTAATCCTTCTGTTCCAATTTTTGAAGATTTTATGAACAACTATCCTAAGAAAACTATATGTGCTTTGAATGAAACTACTGAG GAtggattgtttattgtttatggaACTGTGGTTGGTTTGTTGCAAGATGATCCATGGTGGTATTTTGCATGCAAGTGTCACAAAGCTGTGACTTTTGATGATGGATTATATTTCTGCCCCGGTTGCTGTAAGCATGTTATGGATGTTTCTGCAAG ATACAAGATTAAGCTTGAGGTGTTTGATGGCACTGATTCTGGAAATTTTCTGTTGTTTGACTCTGATGCTCATCATCTCATTAAGAAGTCTTGCAAGGATATGTTGGGAAATTTGAAG GATCCTAAATCTGCTGAGATTACTCCCTTGATGGAAGAACAATTGGTAGGGAAAGAATTGCTGTTTAAGGTGGAGAAGAAatctaataattttttccagTTTGATGACTCTTATTGTGTGAAGCGTATTTGTGATGATCCTTCTATTATAGAAGCCTTTAAGGCAATTTCTGCTGCCCAGACTTCAAATTTG GCTAGATGCCCCACTCCTTTGACTGTTGTTAATTCTGCTGGAGATAAGGTAGCAgttgaggacccctctgagtcCTGTGTGGTTTTATCCCTTCTCTTG GAGTTTGGTGTTGTGGTTAAGTATGTTACTAAGTACTATGGTTATGTAACTTGCACTG TGTACAATAGAAGAACATTATAA